A genomic window from Martelella lutilitoris includes:
- a CDS encoding MDR family MFS transporter, translating into MTTHASSPPQPFISLVEHPRLRIVAFLFLLMAMFLATLDNQIVSTALPTIVGEFGAVERFGWVASAYLLASCAVMPLYGKLGDLIGRKYVLMTAIVIFLLGSLTCGLAVSMNTLIAARALQGFGGGGLMVSIFALNADLFSPRERPKYQSYASLVIMTSGALGPLLGGTMTAAFGWRSIFLINLPLALIVLCGLFFLLPNRKPDRQPRIDFAGAALLAVAVTAVVLWSDSSEIFGSLIAPRSLVVVGVAVLCGLAFVLAERRAPEPIIPLSLLANPTVALLIFISIASGAVAIGMVNYLALYLQTVYGLSPTTAGLFFIPITSGIVIGSISSGRLMSMTGRYKPYAIMGLALSTLCFTLLALYSREAPLYAVAVIMGLQGIGVGLGQQVPVLGVQNAARGGDVGAATGTVTLSRMIGAATAISIYGALLARGLSQAPPVPGAGPLADLTPVAIHDLTGAAHAAAIAGYADTFSAIFTFAACLAFAGLLAAMSLKPIALGAAHHGPGTVKSPA; encoded by the coding sequence ATGACAACCCACGCCTCATCGCCGCCTCAGCCCTTCATTTCGCTGGTCGAGCATCCCCGCCTGCGCATCGTCGCCTTTCTGTTCCTTCTGATGGCGATGTTCCTGGCCACGCTCGACAACCAGATCGTCTCCACCGCCCTGCCGACGATTGTCGGCGAATTCGGCGCGGTCGAGCGCTTCGGCTGGGTGGCCTCGGCCTATTTGCTCGCCTCCTGCGCCGTGATGCCGCTTTACGGCAAGCTTGGCGACCTTATCGGGCGAAAATATGTGCTGATGACCGCAATCGTCATCTTTCTCCTCGGCTCGCTGACCTGCGGTCTGGCTGTCTCGATGAACACGCTGATTGCCGCGCGCGCGCTGCAGGGTTTTGGCGGCGGCGGGTTGATGGTGTCGATTTTCGCGCTCAACGCCGATCTGTTTTCGCCGCGCGAACGGCCGAAATACCAGAGCTATGCAAGCCTCGTCATCATGACCTCGGGCGCGCTCGGGCCACTCCTCGGCGGCACGATGACGGCAGCCTTCGGCTGGCGGTCGATCTTCCTCATCAACCTGCCGCTCGCCCTCATCGTCCTTTGCGGCCTGTTCTTTCTCCTGCCCAACCGCAAGCCGGACAGACAGCCGAGGATCGATTTCGCCGGCGCCGCCCTTCTGGCCGTCGCGGTCACGGCCGTCGTCCTGTGGAGCGATTCGAGCGAGATCTTCGGCTCGCTGATCGCACCCCGGAGCCTTGTCGTCGTCGGCGTAGCCGTCCTCTGCGGCCTCGCCTTCGTGCTGGCCGAACGGCGCGCGCCGGAGCCGATCATTCCGCTGTCGCTTCTTGCAAATCCCACCGTTGCCCTGCTGATCTTCATCTCGATTGCGAGCGGAGCGGTGGCCATCGGCATGGTCAATTATCTCGCACTCTATCTGCAAACCGTCTACGGCCTGTCGCCGACGACCGCAGGCCTGTTCTTCATCCCGATCACCTCGGGCATCGTCATCGGGTCGATCAGCAGCGGACGGCTGATGTCGATGACCGGGCGCTACAAGCCCTATGCGATCATGGGCCTTGCGCTCTCGACGCTGTGTTTCACGCTGCTGGCGCTCTACAGCCGTGAAGCGCCCCTTTATGCGGTCGCCGTCATCATGGGGCTTCAGGGCATCGGCGTCGGCCTCGGCCAGCAGGTGCCGGTGCTCGGCGTGCAGAACGCGGCGCGCGGCGGCGATGTCGGGGCTGCGACCGGTACGGTCACGCTGTCGCGCATGATCGGCGCGGCAACGGCGATCTCCATCTATGGCGCGCTGCTTGCACGGGGCCTCAGCCAGGCGCCGCCTGTGCCGGGCGCAGGCCCGCTTGCCGACCTTACGCCGGTCGCCATTCACGATCTCACGGGCGCCGCCCATGCGGCCGCCATTGCCGGTTATGCCGACACCTTTTCCGCCATCTTCACCTTCGCAGCCTGCCTCGCCTTTGCAGGCCTCCTCGCCGCGATGAGCCTGAAGCCGATCGCGCTCGGCGCAGCCCACCACGGACCAGGCACGGTCAAGTCGCCGGCCTGA
- a CDS encoding AI-2E family transporter produces the protein MPEAPQKDHRMQRWIGQAAVGRAPLIPSVTAARWLLLGVAIAAVYFFHGFLVPVLAALIIAFASQPVFRDLNRRLGNRRTLSATIAILLILLFLILPIIFAVIYMSRELEAWISWAAEANRVGAPVPDWIFNLPVVGAWIAAKWQEYLGKPGDIGQLIQAVSGENIGSIYRTALFVGGRVFGLLLSALFMLIALFFLYKDGDKFARQLDMIGERLFPDRWYRISRVVPATISSTVTGMTLIAMGEGVVLGTAYYFAGVPNFVSFGLLTAVMAMVPGGAPLTFTLISAYLIARGTPVHGIALFAWGTIELFIVDKTLRPRLVGGPIKLPFLPTFFGLVGGVKTMGLIGLFVGPVLMALIVAIWREWVLEASGTAPEAANPNAEAAPPAGDPPVDGDERVPRPGAYAGSAETTAPRGG, from the coding sequence ATGCCGGAAGCACCGCAAAAGGACCACAGAATGCAACGCTGGATCGGCCAGGCCGCCGTGGGACGCGCGCCGCTGATCCCGTCGGTCACCGCCGCGCGCTGGCTGCTGCTCGGTGTGGCGATCGCTGCGGTCTACTTCTTCCACGGTTTTCTGGTCCCGGTTCTGGCGGCCCTGATCATTGCCTTCGCCTCGCAACCGGTGTTTCGGGACCTCAACCGGAGGCTCGGCAACCGCCGCACGCTTTCGGCGACGATCGCCATTCTCCTCATCCTCCTGTTCCTGATCCTGCCGATCATCTTCGCGGTGATCTACATGTCGCGTGAGCTCGAAGCCTGGATTTCCTGGGCGGCGGAGGCGAACCGCGTCGGCGCACCGGTGCCGGACTGGATATTCAACCTTCCCGTGGTCGGCGCATGGATCGCCGCCAAATGGCAGGAATATCTGGGCAAGCCCGGCGACATCGGCCAGCTGATCCAGGCCGTCAGCGGTGAGAATATCGGCAGCATCTACCGCACCGCCCTGTTCGTCGGCGGCCGGGTCTTCGGCCTGCTCCTCTCGGCCCTGTTCATGCTGATCGCGCTGTTTTTCCTGTACAAGGACGGTGACAAGTTCGCCCGCCAGCTCGACATGATCGGCGAGCGGCTGTTTCCAGACCGCTGGTACCGCATTTCCCGCGTCGTGCCGGCGACGATCTCCTCGACGGTCACCGGCATGACGCTGATCGCGATGGGTGAGGGCGTCGTGCTGGGAACGGCCTATTACTTCGCCGGCGTGCCGAATTTCGTATCCTTCGGGCTGCTGACGGCCGTCATGGCCATGGTGCCGGGCGGTGCGCCGCTGACCTTCACCCTGATTTCTGCCTATCTGATCGCGCGCGGCACGCCCGTACACGGGATCGCGCTTTTCGCGTGGGGCACGATCGAGCTCTTCATCGTCGACAAGACCTTGCGCCCGCGCCTTGTCGGCGGGCCGATAAAGCTGCCTTTCCTGCCGACCTTCTTCGGCCTTGTCGGCGGGGTGAAGACGATGGGGCTGATCGGCCTCTTCGTCGGCCCGGTGCTGATGGCGCTGATCGTGGCGATCTGGCGCGAATGGGTGCTGGAAGCCTCCGGCACGGCCCCGGAAGCCGCCAATCCCAATGCCGAAGCTGCCCCGCCCGCCGGTGATCCGCCGGTAGACGGCGACGAGCGCGTGCCCCGCCCGGGCGCTTATGCCGGCTCTGCTGAAACGACCGCCCCGCGGGGAGGCTGA
- a CDS encoding OpgC family protein has product MKEGGAQAFVRVPSERSRRDPRLDVLRGLALIMIFIDHVPENLYSFYTIRMIGFSDAAEAFVLISGISAGLAYSHRFAGAMMSTARVIWRRALTIYGAHVLSTLLALLMTVPAVFAFGLFEFGATNGVDWAWREPFATAIGIFTLSYQVSYFNILPLYVVLFAAVPGLLWLGRRSVLPMLAVSAAIWLAGRWSGLKMPAHPGDWAWYFNPFCWLFLFAIGLAVGITARRGKALVPFSPFLYAAAVAFVLFAAWWRFTGHYSFPWPEGLTPSVIADTSKETLGLPRIAHILALAYIVVYLPGFRRFLETPVFHPVNIMGRASLVTFVTGSLIAFALQIFRTVYPTGLLEDTLLLAAGLVIQYCAARYALQRAGRLVLPAARPGQEQVRSMENLTVTPPRKANR; this is encoded by the coding sequence GTGAAAGAGGGAGGAGCGCAAGCCTTCGTGCGGGTGCCATCGGAGAGGAGCCGACGCGATCCGCGCCTCGACGTATTGAGAGGCCTGGCCCTGATCATGATCTTCATCGATCATGTGCCGGAGAACCTGTATTCGTTCTACACCATCCGCATGATCGGCTTTTCCGATGCGGCCGAGGCCTTCGTGCTGATCTCCGGCATCTCGGCCGGGCTTGCCTACAGCCACCGTTTTGCCGGCGCGATGATGAGCACTGCCAGAGTGATCTGGAGGCGGGCGTTGACGATCTACGGCGCGCATGTGCTGTCCACCCTGCTCGCCCTCTTGATGACGGTGCCGGCCGTCTTTGCCTTCGGCCTCTTCGAGTTCGGCGCGACAAACGGTGTCGACTGGGCCTGGCGTGAGCCTTTCGCGACCGCAATCGGCATCTTCACGCTCTCCTATCAGGTCAGCTATTTCAACATCCTGCCGCTCTATGTGGTGCTGTTTGCCGCAGTGCCGGGATTACTGTGGCTCGGGCGCAGAAGCGTCCTGCCGATGCTCGCCGTCAGCGCCGCGATCTGGCTTGCAGGGCGCTGGAGCGGGCTTAAAATGCCGGCCCATCCGGGCGACTGGGCCTGGTATTTCAATCCGTTCTGCTGGCTCTTCCTGTTTGCGATCGGCTTGGCTGTGGGCATAACGGCGCGTCGGGGCAAGGCGCTGGTGCCGTTTTCGCCCTTCCTTTACGCTGCGGCCGTTGCCTTCGTTCTCTTCGCGGCCTGGTGGCGGTTCACCGGCCATTACAGTTTTCCCTGGCCGGAGGGACTGACGCCGTCTGTCATCGCCGATACATCCAAGGAAACGCTCGGCCTGCCGCGCATCGCCCATATCCTGGCGCTCGCCTATATCGTCGTTTACCTGCCCGGCTTCCGCCGTTTTCTGGAAACGCCCGTGTTTCATCCGGTCAACATCATGGGACGGGCAAGCCTCGTCACCTTCGTGACGGGATCGTTGATCGCCTTCGCCCTGCAGATTTTCCGCACGGTTTATCCGACGGGGCTTCTTGAAGATACGCTGCTGCTCGCCGCGGGTCTCGTGATTCAGTATTGCGCCGCGCGCTACGCGCTGCAAAGGGCCGGCAGGCTTGTGCTGCCTGCCGCGCGGCCGGGGCAGGAACAGGTCCGGTCCATGGAAAATCTCACCGTCACGCCGCCGCGCAAGGCCAACCGGTAG
- a CDS encoding gamma-glutamylcyclotransferase family protein: protein MPESRAYFAYGSNMLSERLIRRCPSARALGPAFLEDHAIDFAKPGRDGSGKATITAKADGRVFGVLFSLHPDDCDLLDGFEGRGKGYDRIEDCTVRMLSCEKPVSAFTYMAPPAFRVSGLLPFDWYHALVLAGAREHGLPEGYVAGLEGAAVSRDPEPGRAARLEALDILSGLTTEARLQAGPGLP from the coding sequence ATGCCGGAAAGCCGCGCCTACTTTGCCTATGGCTCCAACATGCTGAGCGAACGGCTTATTCGCCGTTGTCCCTCTGCGCGCGCGCTCGGGCCTGCCTTTCTGGAAGACCATGCCATCGATTTCGCCAAGCCGGGCAGGGATGGTTCCGGCAAGGCGACGATCACGGCAAAGGCGGATGGGCGCGTATTCGGCGTGCTGTTTTCGCTTCATCCCGACGATTGCGACCTGCTTGACGGGTTCGAGGGGCGCGGCAAGGGGTATGACCGGATCGAGGATTGCACGGTGCGCATGCTCTCCTGTGAGAAACCGGTTTCGGCGTTCACCTATATGGCGCCGCCGGCCTTCCGCGTATCGGGGCTCTTGCCTTTCGACTGGTATCACGCCCTCGTTCTCGCCGGCGCGCGCGAGCACGGCCTGCCGGAGGGCTATGTCGCCGGGCTTGAAGGCGCTGCGGTCTCTCGCGATCCCGAGCCCGGCCGCGCCGCCCGCCTGGAGGCTCTCGATATCCTCTCCGGCCTGACAACCGAAGCGCGCTTGCAGGCGGGGCCGGGACTCCCGTAA
- the mdoH gene encoding glucans biosynthesis glucosyltransferase MdoH has translation MLALRRTISILFAAFVAAIASRLAMDVFFADGTDWVDFVRIALCAATAAWIAWGASLALGGLFGAPMRTPQRATLSEGGHAARTAILIPVYNEDPRATFSSAAAMAESLQTTGHADLFDIAILSDTRDPRIAAEEEAWFLRLHAEVAPPVQVFYRRRTDNSGKKAGNIGDFVRRHGARYPYMLILDADSLMEGETIVEMLRRMEAEPRLGLLQSLPKIVAARSWFARALQFSAGLFSPIFTRGLARMQGHEGPFWGHNAMVRTQAFAESCGLPALTGAPPFGGHILSHDYVEAALLARKGWIVRVDADLEGSFEEGPQNVIDYAKRDRRWCQGNLQHIRLIHAPGLKGWNRFTFVQGVMAYVSSPLWMAFIAASIVAPLFAPPPEYFPSPYLPAIFPRAETALAVTLLVGVGGLLIGPKLLIALRSGVTGEARRFGGFIAVFASTLAEIIWSSILAPITLMYQSRSVMQIIFGMDGGWPSSDREGHTIGYREAFKASWWIVLTGIVMLTGAFVLAPALFWWLTPIAVPQMLSPLLIAASSSPASGRLAARCGLLLTPEERVRPAVMLLRDAVLARWRLPTAGDDAAHEALAGEPQTGKAEPAYSAVQG, from the coding sequence ATGCTGGCTCTCAGGCGAACCATTTCCATTCTGTTTGCGGCTTTCGTGGCGGCGATCGCCTCGCGGCTGGCGATGGACGTGTTCTTCGCCGATGGCACCGACTGGGTGGACTTCGTCAGGATCGCGCTTTGCGCCGCCACGGCCGCCTGGATCGCCTGGGGCGCGTCCCTCGCGCTTGGCGGGCTTTTCGGCGCGCCGATGAGGACGCCGCAGCGCGCAACGCTGTCGGAGGGCGGGCATGCCGCCCGCACGGCCATCCTGATTCCGGTCTATAACGAGGATCCGCGCGCGACCTTTTCCTCCGCCGCCGCCATGGCCGAGAGCCTTCAGACGACCGGACACGCAGATCTTTTCGACATAGCCATCCTGTCTGACACCCGTGACCCCAGGATCGCGGCCGAAGAGGAGGCATGGTTTCTGAGGCTTCATGCGGAGGTCGCTCCGCCCGTTCAGGTCTTCTATCGCCGCCGCACCGATAATTCCGGCAAGAAGGCCGGCAATATCGGCGATTTCGTTCGCCGCCACGGCGCCCGCTACCCCTATATGCTGATCCTGGATGCCGACAGCCTGATGGAAGGCGAGACGATCGTCGAGATGCTGCGCCGCATGGAAGCCGAGCCGAGGCTCGGCCTGCTGCAGTCCCTGCCGAAGATCGTCGCCGCACGCTCATGGTTCGCCCGCGCGCTGCAGTTTTCGGCCGGCCTGTTCTCGCCGATTTTCACGCGCGGTCTCGCGCGCATGCAGGGCCATGAAGGCCCGTTCTGGGGCCATAATGCAATGGTGCGCACGCAAGCCTTTGCCGAAAGCTGCGGCCTGCCGGCGCTGACCGGCGCGCCGCCCTTCGGCGGGCACATCCTCAGCCATGATTATGTCGAGGCGGCGCTTCTGGCGCGCAAGGGCTGGATCGTCCGCGTGGATGCCGATCTGGAGGGCTCTTTCGAGGAGGGGCCGCAGAATGTCATCGACTATGCCAAGCGTGATCGTCGCTGGTGCCAGGGTAATCTCCAGCACATCCGCCTCATCCACGCGCCTGGGCTGAAGGGCTGGAACCGTTTCACCTTCGTGCAGGGCGTGATGGCCTATGTCAGTTCGCCCCTGTGGATGGCTTTCATTGCCGCCTCGATCGTCGCGCCGCTCTTCGCCCCGCCGCCGGAATACTTCCCAAGCCCCTATCTGCCGGCGATCTTCCCGCGTGCGGAGACCGCGCTTGCCGTGACGCTGCTCGTCGGCGTCGGCGGCCTGCTGATCGGCCCGAAACTGCTGATCGCACTGCGCTCCGGCGTCACCGGCGAGGCGCGCCGCTTCGGCGGCTTCATCGCCGTATTCGCCTCGACGCTTGCGGAAATCATCTGGTCGTCGATCCTGGCGCCGATCACGCTGATGTACCAGTCGCGCTCGGTCATGCAGATCATCTTCGGCATGGACGGCGGCTGGCCGTCTTCGGATCGTGAAGGCCACACGATCGGTTATCGGGAAGCCTTCAAGGCGAGCTGGTGGATCGTCCTGACCGGCATCGTCATGCTGACGGGTGCCTTCGTGCTCGCGCCTGCACTGTTCTGGTGGCTGACGCCGATCGCCGTGCCGCAGATGCTTTCGCCGCTGCTGATCGCGGCCAGTTCCTCGCCGGCGAGCGGCCGCCTTGCCGCGCGTTGCGGCCTGCTTCTGACGCCCGAGGAACGCGTGCGTCCGGCGGTCATGCTTCTGCGCGATGCGGTGCTCGCACGCTGGCGCCTCCCGACTGCCGGCGACGATGCGGCGCACGAGGCTCTTGCGGGCGAACCGCAGACGGGCAAGGCCGAACCCGCCTATTCGGCCGTTCAGGGATAG
- a CDS encoding thiamine diphosphokinase, whose protein sequence is MKAAETFTLLLGGALVVDYRVRRLVDGSRVIAADGGMVHAEALGVSPEIWVGDFDSTDAALIERFPDIERKGFPPAKNATDGAIATDEAIARGAKRIIMAGALQGERTDHGMMNMLLAVRLAEAGYDMVLTSGEEEARPLLTGASEIEMPAGALFSVLGFSDLHGLSIENAVYPLDAFEAPFGLPRTVSNKAGNGDGPVRFGLKSGRGIVIFRPHDFSGV, encoded by the coding sequence ATGAAAGCAGCAGAAACCTTCACCCTTCTTCTGGGCGGCGCGCTTGTCGTGGACTACCGCGTCAGACGGCTTGTCGATGGCAGCCGCGTCATCGCCGCCGATGGCGGTATGGTGCATGCCGAGGCGCTCGGCGTGTCCCCCGAAATCTGGGTCGGCGATTTCGATTCCACCGATGCGGCGCTCATCGAGCGGTTCCCGGATATCGAACGGAAGGGCTTTCCGCCGGCCAAGAACGCGACCGACGGGGCGATCGCGACCGACGAGGCGATTGCTCGGGGCGCGAAACGGATCATCATGGCCGGCGCGCTGCAGGGCGAACGCACCGACCACGGAATGATGAACATGCTGCTTGCCGTGAGGCTGGCGGAAGCAGGCTATGACATGGTGCTGACCTCCGGCGAGGAGGAAGCGCGGCCGCTTCTGACTGGCGCGAGCGAGATCGAGATGCCGGCCGGCGCTCTGTTTTCCGTGCTGGGCTTCTCCGATCTCCATGGCCTGTCGATCGAAAATGCCGTCTATCCGCTTGACGCGTTCGAGGCTCCCTTCGGCCTGCCGCGCACGGTGTCCAACAAGGCGGGCAATGGTGATGGTCCCGTCCGCTTCGGGTTGAAAAGCGGCCGCGGCATCGTCATTTTCCGCCCGCATGATTTTTCGGGAGTTTGA
- a CDS encoding L,D-transpeptidase family protein — protein sequence MKKTIKTRRSNRTVITVRRAPGGSHRAILAFGPLRFPAAIGRGGISARKREGDGATPLAVMPLAGGLVRDRLPILPSSPLGLRRIRPDDGWCDDPGAPNYNRPVRLPFSGSHERLRREDGIYDIVVVLDWNMRCRVKGRGSAVFFHLARPGFEPTSGCVAVAPSAMRVLLPHLRRGVRLAVLG from the coding sequence GTGAAGAAAACCATCAAAACGCGCCGCAGCAACAGGACCGTGATCACCGTGCGCCGCGCGCCGGGCGGATCCCACCGCGCGATCCTCGCCTTCGGGCCGCTGCGCTTTCCCGCAGCCATAGGACGCGGCGGCATTTCGGCGCGCAAACGGGAGGGCGACGGCGCAACGCCGCTTGCCGTCATGCCACTGGCCGGCGGCCTTGTCCGCGACCGGCTGCCGATCCTGCCGTCAAGCCCGCTCGGCCTTCGCCGGATCAGACCCGATGACGGCTGGTGCGACGATCCTGGCGCCCCGAACTACAACCGCCCCGTCCGCCTGCCCTTTTCCGGAAGCCATGAACGGCTGAGACGCGAAGACGGGATCTACGACATCGTCGTCGTTCTCGACTGGAACATGCGTTGTCGCGTCAAAGGGCGGGGCTCGGCCGTTTTCTTTCATCTCGCCCGACCAGGCTTCGAGCCGACGTCCGGCTGCGTCGCTGTTGCGCCGTCGGCCATGCGCGTGCTGCTGCCGCATCTGCGGCGCGGCGTCCGGCTTGCCGTCCTCGGCTGA
- a CDS encoding MarR family winged helix-turn-helix transcriptional regulator has translation MTKTMPAASEAEEEAMERISGAMTRNRLMTRRRIIGRLAIARVAPALEITHLDVLDVVSRVEAPAKATIGAVAEGMRIDPSRASRIVAELVAQNVLERRVCQSDARRSILVITPKGRKLLEEIHAVKRGLIERVTESWPAEDIDAFSRLYDRFVAGVEDYVREHAGEDERHAVDEPGVRSVG, from the coding sequence ATGACCAAGACGATGCCAGCAGCCAGTGAAGCCGAAGAAGAGGCCATGGAACGGATTTCGGGCGCGATGACCCGCAACCGCCTGATGACCCGGCGGCGCATTATCGGCCGCCTCGCGATTGCAAGGGTCGCGCCGGCGCTCGAGATTACCCATCTTGATGTGCTCGATGTCGTCTCCCGCGTCGAGGCGCCGGCAAAGGCCACGATCGGCGCGGTTGCCGAAGGCATGCGTATCGACCCTTCGCGCGCAAGCCGCATCGTCGCCGAGCTTGTTGCCCAGAACGTGCTGGAACGACGCGTCTGCCAGAGCGACGCACGCCGCTCGATCCTGGTGATCACGCCGAAGGGACGCAAGCTTCTCGAGGAGATCCACGCCGTCAAGCGTGGCCTCATCGAGCGCGTCACCGAAAGCTGGCCGGCGGAGGATATCGATGCCTTCTCCCGGCTCTACGACCGCTTCGTCGCGGGCGTCGAGGACTATGTCCGCGAACATGCGGGCGAAGACGAGCGTCATGCCGTCGATGAGCCGGGCGTCCGTTCGGTGGGCTGA
- a CDS encoding ABC-F family ATP-binding cassette domain-containing protein codes for MAPPILKLDDIHLSFGGTPLLSGAGLQVEPGDRICLVGRNGSGKSTLLKIAAGMVEPQSGEIFRHPSVTVRYLEQAPDFAGYATVEDYVAEGLAPGDAHYRADYMMEHLGVDPKADPRTLSGGEARRAALARVLAPEPDILLLDEPTNHLDLNTIEWLEGELVATRSALVLISHDRRFLENISTATVWLDRGTARRMDQGFAGFEEWRDKVLEEEEAEQHKLARAIVREEHWLRYGVTARRKRNMRRLGELHDMRARHRGHRGPQGTVNATVTEARDSGKLVIEAENITKSFGDRQIIKPFSLRVGRGDRIGLVGPNGAGKTTLLKLLTGQLEPDSGFVRLGVNLEIAVIDQKREDLDPDDALAHYLTDGRGDTLLVNGEQRHVTGYMKDFLFQPEQARTPIRNLSGGERARLMLARILAKPSNLLILDEPTNDLDIETLDLLQEIVAGFKGSVILVSHDRDFLDRTVTSTIAPANPLAPDGAWLEYAGGYSDMLAQRKGAAAEAKAQEKREKQAAQEEKGSNDRTAKSRGKLSFKQKFALENLPKEMEKLEAEIARLEEKMADPTFFQRDPEGFNKAAGKLEGLRADLAAKEEEWLELEVLREELEG; via the coding sequence ATGGCGCCTCCGATATTAAAACTGGACGACATCCATCTGAGCTTCGGCGGCACGCCGCTTTTGTCCGGCGCCGGCCTGCAGGTCGAGCCCGGCGACCGCATCTGCCTTGTCGGCCGCAACGGTTCGGGAAAGTCGACGCTGCTGAAGATCGCCGCAGGGATGGTCGAGCCGCAATCGGGCGAGATATTCCGTCACCCCTCCGTCACCGTCCGCTATCTCGAGCAGGCGCCGGATTTCGCCGGCTATGCGACCGTTGAGGACTATGTGGCCGAAGGGCTTGCGCCCGGCGATGCCCACTACCGCGCCGACTACATGATGGAGCATCTGGGCGTCGATCCGAAGGCCGATCCGAGGACGCTGTCCGGCGGCGAGGCGCGCCGCGCGGCCCTTGCCCGCGTGCTTGCGCCGGAGCCCGACATCCTGCTCCTCGACGAGCCGACCAACCATCTCGACCTGAACACGATCGAATGGCTGGAAGGCGAGCTTGTCGCCACCCGCTCGGCGCTGGTGCTGATCTCCCATGACCGGCGGTTTCTGGAAAACATCTCCACGGCCACCGTCTGGCTCGATCGCGGCACGGCCCGGCGGATGGACCAGGGCTTCGCCGGTTTCGAGGAATGGCGCGACAAGGTGCTGGAGGAAGAGGAGGCCGAGCAGCACAAGCTGGCGCGCGCCATCGTGCGCGAGGAGCACTGGCTGCGCTACGGCGTCACCGCCAGGCGCAAACGCAATATGCGCCGGCTCGGCGAACTGCACGACATGCGCGCCCGCCACCGCGGCCATCGCGGGCCGCAGGGCACGGTGAATGCCACGGTTACGGAAGCCAGGGACAGCGGCAAGCTGGTGATCGAGGCCGAGAATATCACCAAGTCCTTCGGCGACCGGCAGATCATCAAGCCGTTTTCCTTGCGGGTGGGGCGCGGCGACAGGATCGGTCTCGTCGGCCCCAACGGCGCCGGCAAGACGACGCTCCTGAAGCTTCTGACCGGCCAGCTTGAACCCGACAGCGGTTTCGTCCGCCTCGGCGTCAATCTCGAGATCGCCGTCATCGACCAGAAGCGCGAGGATCTCGATCCCGACGATGCGCTTGCCCATTACCTCACCGACGGGCGCGGCGACACGCTGCTGGTCAATGGCGAGCAACGCCATGTGACCGGCTATATGAAGGATTTCCTGTTCCAGCCCGAACAGGCGCGTACGCCGATCCGCAATCTCTCCGGCGGCGAACGCGCCCGTTTGATGCTGGCGCGCATCCTGGCAAAGCCGTCGAACCTGCTCATTCTCGACGAGCCGACCAATGACCTCGATATCGAAACGCTTGATCTGCTGCAGGAGATCGTCGCCGGTTTCAAGGGCAGCGTCATCCTGGTTTCGCATGACCGTGATTTTCTCGACCGGACCGTGACCTCGACGATCGCGCCCGCCAACCCGCTCGCCCCTGACGGCGCCTGGCTCGAATATGCCGGCGGCTATTCCGACATGCTGGCCCAGCGAAAAGGCGCGGCCGCGGAAGCAAAGGCTCAGGAGAAGCGGGAGAAACAGGCCGCGCAGGAGGAAAAGGGATCGAACGACCGGACGGCAAAAAGCAGGGGCAAACTCTCCTTCAAGCAGAAATTCGCCCTCGAAAACCTGCCGAAGGAGATGGAAAAGCTCGAGGCCGAGATCGCAAGGCTTGAGGAAAAGATGGCCGACCCCACCTTCTTCCAGCGCGATCCCGAAGGCTTCAACAAGGCGGCAGGCAAGCTTGAAGGCCTGAGGGCAGATCTCGCCGCCAAGGAAGAGGAATGGCTGGAACTGGAAGTGCTGCGCGAGGAGCTGGAGGGCTGA
- a CDS encoding response regulator transcription factor — MTERTILLVDDDQDLRETLVEQLELYDEFAIRSADCAARSLKMLKEEQVDLLIMDVGLPDMDGREAVKMARKNGFKAPIIMLTGHDTDSDTILGLEAGANDYVTKPFRFAVLLARIRAQLRQHEQSEDATFNVGPYVFKPGQKLFTGVGNKKIRLTEKEAAIIRYLYRAGQKVVTRDMLLEEVWGYNSGVTTHTLETHVYRLRQKIEEDPSNARILVTENGGYKLVP; from the coding sequence ATGACGGAGAGGACGATCCTTCTGGTCGATGACGACCAGGATTTGCGCGAAACGCTGGTCGAGCAGCTGGAACTCTACGATGAATTTGCCATCCGTTCGGCCGATTGCGCCGCCCGTTCGCTTAAAATGCTGAAGGAAGAACAGGTCGACCTCCTGATCATGGATGTCGGCCTGCCGGACATGGACGGGCGGGAAGCCGTGAAGATGGCCCGCAAGAACGGGTTCAAGGCGCCGATCATCATGTTGACCGGCCACGACACCGACAGCGACACGATCCTCGGTCTCGAGGCGGGCGCCAATGATTACGTCACCAAGCCTTTCCGTTTCGCCGTTCTGCTTGCCCGCATTCGCGCGCAACTGCGCCAGCACGAGCAAAGCGAGGACGCGACCTTCAATGTCGGGCCTTACGTGTTCAAGCCGGGGCAGAAGCTCTTTACCGGGGTCGGCAACAAGAAGATCAGGCTGACGGAAAAGGAAGCGGCGATCATCCGCTATCTTTACCGCGCCGGCCAGAAGGTGGTAACCCGCGACATGCTTCTGGAAGAGGTCTGGGGCTACAATTCCGGCGTCACCACCCACACGCTGGAAACCCATGTCTACAGGCTGCGCCAGAAAATCGAGGAAGATCCGTCGAATGCGCGGATTCTCGTGACCGAAAACGGCGGCTACAAGCTGGTGCCCTGA